In Fimbriimonadaceae bacterium, the genomic window CATCAAACTCAGCAAGGAAGGTGAGCCGCAGATCTGGGATGCCATCAAGTTCGGGTCAGTGCTTGAGAACGTCGTCCTCGACAACCACGGAGTACCTAATTACGACGATGCGTCACTGACCGAAAACACACGCTGCGCCTATCCCGTCGACTATATCGAAGGCGCGGTGCATCCCAGCGTGGGAGGCCACCCGAAGAACATCTGCTTCCTGACCTGTGACGCCTATGGCGTGCTGCCTCCGATCAGTCGCCTCACGCCGGAGCAAGCCATGTTCCACTTCCTAAACGGCTATACGGCTAAGGTCGCCGGAACCGAAGCAGGTGTAACCGAGCCACAGACGACGTTCTCCACCTGCTTTGGTGCGCCCTTCCTGCCGTTGAGGCCAAAGGTATACGCAGACCTACTCGGCAAGAAGATCGCTCAGCATAACGCCAAAGTCTGGTTGATCAACACGGGTTGGACCGGCGGGCCCTACGGCGTTGGTTCGCGGATGAAACTGGCTTACACCCGGTCTATGATCACCGCCGCATTCACAGGTGCGTTCGATTCCATAGCCTTTGAGACCGATCCTGTCTTCGGCCTGTCGGTCCCGACCGAGTGCCCAAATGTCCCAAGCGACATTCTCCTACCCCGCAATACGTGGGCAGACAAGGCCGCGTATGACGAAAAGGCGAAGCACCTCCTTGATTTGTTCGAAACGAACTACCGTAAGTTCTCCTAGAACGAAACGGCCGGCCCCGATTCCCAAATGGGGCCGGCCCAAACGACCTTAGTCGTTACAGAATTTCTCCTCGTCGTCCCAACTGAAGTCGCGCCTTGCCTTGAAGGTATAGACCTTTCCATCCGTGTTGGTCACGGTTCCGGTCACCATCCCGTCGGTAAGATGCGCTGTGCTCGTGCCGGTCGATCTGTCCTTGAGGCCATAGGCAAATGGGATCGACCCGTCCGAGTTCAGTCGGCCCCATCCTGCCATGCCGATCATGACGTTGCCCTTCGAGCCGTCGTCCTTCTTGTCCTGGCCGTTGTTGCGGTCGTAGGCGCGTCCCCACATCCAAACGGTGTTGTTTTCCATAACCGCAGCCACGAAGTGGCCGCGCCGGTTGTCTCCGGACTGGCTAAACCAGCCGCCTGAGTAGAGACCGGCAAGATCGGTGGCGACAACGCGGACCGTCCAAGTACCGGTAAGGCCGCTGACCACATTCTGCCAGGTTCCGGTACCTACGCCGTCCACAATCACCCCGGCAATCCGAACCTCGTCGGACCGACCGATCAAGACGCCATGGCTTTGGACCTTGCCAAGAGCGATCACGTTGAAATCGGTTTCCTCAAACACGTTGTCATCGTCGGCGAACGACGCCATCATGAAGTGGCCGTTCTTAACGAAGACAACGAGATTCCCGGAAGCGCTTCCACTAAATCGACCGAGGTAATGGCCGATGGCAGGACGATCGTTGAGCCACTTCCGGCCGTGCTCCCGAATGTCATCCGGATCGATGAGCGTCGGAGAAGGCACGCCCCGAAACTTCCGGTCCTTGGAAACCTTGATGACGATGTCGCTCAGATTGCCCGCCTTGGCATCCGGGTCGAACTTGACCAGTTCATCCAGTTGGGTCTTGGCCACCGAGGCGCCAACCGTCGTATCGGGATCGATGGTCTTCGCTGCCCGATCACCGACCTTGAAGATTCCATTGACGGTAAGCGTCGAGCCACCGATCGGTTTCCTTATAATGAAGTCGAGGTCAGATTCGGGGCTGATATTCGTCAGGTCGACATTGAACTTCCCGTCGCGGTTCGTTTTGGTCGAGGCGATCGGACGACCCAACCGTAGGTCGATGACGTCCACCGTAGCATCCGGAATACCCACCAGAGTGTCGCTTCGCCCATCACCTTGATCCGTGAGTTGGTTGGCCGGAGCCAAAGCGACGCCTTCAAGACTGTCCGACGACGAGCCACCGCCCGTCGCTCCTGTTTCAACGGCTCCTCCACCGCCACAACCCGCAACTGCTAGACCAATCGCGACTGTGCCGACGGTGAGCCACTTTCGAACATGTTGCATTATGAAAACCTCCGCGTTTTCAAACCATAAAGACGTCAAAATACCTATCGGCCCGACGCCAGCCAGGTTGATCAAATCGTCCAGCATCTACGGTCGATTGCGGCAGGTAGCACGATTTTATGCCGGTTCGCCGGCATTGCTCCCACAGAAACACTTACCGATGTAATTGCTGGGAGAAGCCATTTGAACTTTCACTTTCTTCTGAAAGTTACAAAACGGGGTAGATTGAATGCGTCTGGTATGAACTGCGTCGCTTTCCGATCGCTTGACGCCGAACTGCTGCCCATATACAAGAAAGTCCAGGACGGACAGAGGCTGTCGTTCGAGGATGGCGTTACCCTTTTCCGTACTCCAAACCTCACTGGGGTCGGCTATCTCGCCAATATCATCCGTGAACGGCACCACGGCGACCGTGCCTTTTTCGTGAGAAACCAGCACATCAACTACACGAACATCTGCAACAAGTTCTGTAAGTTCTGCAGCTTTTATGCAAAGAAGGGCGGTCCCGCACCCTACGAGATGAGCCTGGAAGAAGTCCGCCGGCGGCTCGAGTGGCACAAGGACGTCCCGATCACGGAAGTACACATGGTCGCCGGCATCAATCCGCGGCTGAAGTACGACTACTATCTGGATTTGGTCCGAACGGTCAAGGAGTCGCGACCCGGCGTTCACGTCAAAGCGTTCACCGCTGTTGAGATAGTTCAGATCGCCCAGATCGGCAAGGTGAGCATTGAGAAGGCACTCGCCGACCTGATCGAAGCCGGTCTCGATTCGCTGCCTGGCGGTGGTATCGAAGTCCTAAGCGAACGCGTCCACGCGGAGCTGTTCGGCAAAAAGCTCAACGGTGAGGAATGGAAGGATGTGGCCCGCGCCGCTGCCAAGCTGGGTCTCAAGCAATACGCCACCATGCTTTACGGTCACATCGAAACGGTCGAGGAACGCGTTGACCACCTTGTCCAGCTACGGGAACTTCAGGACGAAACGAAACACTTTCTCACGTTTACGCCACTCAGCTTCCACCCCGAGAATACAGAACTGGCGGACGTGCCCCACCCCACGGGACACGACGACCTCCGCAACATCGCCGTTTCGCGTCTCATGCTCGATAATTTCGACCACATCAAGAGCTTTTGGATCATGAACACCGTGCCGGTGACGCAAGCCAGCCTGTGGTACGGCGCCGATGACGTGGACGGCATGGTCCACGAATACGAGATCACTTACGCTGACGACGACTTCGGCAACAAGTCTCAGGTACTGAACTACACCAACATGCTTCGCATGATTCGGGAAGCGGGTCGAACTCCGATCGAGCGAGATTCCCTCTATCATGAGATCGTGCGCGATGAGCCTGAACCTCAGCCGCGGCAACTGACGCCGCTGACAATGGCCTCGGCCTGATCTCGCAGGAGTACATTCGATGGCGGACGAAACCACACCCCAACTGGGCGAAAGGAAGGGCTATGTACTTCGCGCCGTCATCCTGGAATATGTTCAGGCCGCCGAGCCCGTCGCTAGCGAGACGGTGGCCCAAAAGTATGACCTAGGGGTTAAGAGCGCGACCATCCGCAACGAGATGGCCGAGTTGCTCGACCTTGGATACTTGGAGCAGCCACATACGAGCGCTGGTCGAATCCCCAGCGACATCGGTTATCGCTACTATGTGGACTTCCTCAAGCGGGAGGTGCTGCCGACTACCGAGCGCGTCGCGAAGCTGAAACCAGCCGGTCGTGAATCGGAGGTTCTCGCTGACATCCTGGCTGAGACCACTCGCGCTCTGAGCAGAATGACCCAGCTTCTTTCTGCCGCCACGACGGTTCGAAACGTCTCCCTCCGGGTCAAGAGCTGCATTCTTAGCGCCGTGGGACCCGATCGCGTGCTGCTCGTCGTCCTATTCCAAAACGGGCATGTCGAAAACCGGCTGATCGAATGTCCGGCCGGCTTGACCCTTGATGAGCTTGGTCGCAGCAACGAAGTCCTGAGCCAGTTGGTCGGCGACAAGACGCTTTCCACACTTGCCCGGCTCAAGACACCTTCATCTGCAGGCACGGCGCTCGTCAACAAGCTGGTCCACAATGCGGCCACTTCAGTTAGATCGATTGCCCGTGACCTCGGAAAGGGACATGTGATAACCCACGGGGAAGAATATTTGCTAACGCAGCCCGAAATCCAGCGTGACGTTCAGCAGCTTCAGCGATTGATCGATTCTCTCGAAGACGAGGAGGGCTTCTACCAGATGCTGCAGCCGCACCTTGCTCGCCGCGACGTCACCATCGGGCGCGAGAACGAAGATGAGCGTCTGCACGGTTTTACGGTCGTCCGCCATCGCTTCCTGGTCGGAGACGAAGAGGGCGGTTCCGTAGCGCTGATCGGCCCGACCCGGTTCGACTACGACCGCAACATTCCTCTATTGCGCTTCACGGCGATGGCGATCGGCGAAACCATGACGCGGCTACTGAAGTAGCGCCGGCGCTTGCCTTTTTGCCTATCGACGTGTCAGTATCAAGGGCCGTCGATGATCGAACCATCCAAGCTGAACATTTTTTTTCACCCGCACGACCGCTTGCGCGTGACCGTGGGCGATGATCGGTCATATCCGACGGTCAAGCCGGTGTGGGCGTCGCCGATCAAGTTTCCCGGCCAATATCTCGCGCTTCTCGATGCCAAGGAACAGGAAATCGCGACGGTGAAGGATCCGAGGGACTTACCTCCGGCTAGTCTGGAGGCGGTCAAAGCGGAACTGAAGCGGCGGTACCTGACAGCGACAATCCTCTCCGTCGACAAGGCGAAGGTCGAATTCGGCGCAACTTACTGGCACGTCACGACCGAACGGGGCGAGAAGGACTTTGTCACCCAGAGCCTCCAGGAGAACGCCCAGTGGATGGGGGAGCGTCATCTGCTGCTCATCGACGTTGACGGAAATCGCTTCGAGATTCCGAATATCGACGACCTCGACCTCCACAGCCGCGAACTTCTCGATTCCATCGTCTAACCATGGATCGCGCTGAAGGCGGTGAGGTCAACAAGACGCCGAAACGCGTGGATGCGGTCGTTGTTCCGCGTCGGATGGACTCGATTCGTCACCAGGGCGACAAACGTGCGGTTAACCGGATCGATCCAGAGGCTGCACCCGGTAAATCCGAGATGGCCAAACGTACGTGGAGACCATACGCCGCAATCGTCATCCTTAATCGCCCAGCCGAGTCCGCGCGTGTAGCCGGGAGGCTGGGGCCGAATCCAAGCATCCCAGCTTGAAAGGTTATTGAGCACGTGCTGGGCGAAGATCGCCAGGTCTCCGGCGGTCCCAAAGAGCCCGGCGTTGCCGGCAACGCCGCCTAGAAATCGTGCATTTTCGTCATGCGGCTGGCCGATCGGCACGCCATCCTCGGTCGGAGCGGCGGAACCTGGTCTAAACCCGGTGTCCCTGAGGCCGAGGGGGTCGGCCACCAACTCGGCAAACAGCTTGTCGAGCATCCTCCCACTTTGGTGTTCGAGGCAGCGCTGAAGTTGAAGGAAGCCCACGCACGAATATAGGGTCTCTCCCAGATGTGGCTTGTCTTGATCCTCGATTAGTCGCCAAGCGCCCTCCGCCGATTCGGAGATTTGGTCGTATCGAACGTGGGCCGGCAATCCCGACCGGTGTGCCAGGAGGTCCCTGATCGATGCCAGTTCCACGGCGCCCTCTTCGACGAGGGCATGAGCAACGGCCGTCGTACACACAACCTTGGTGAGGCTGGCAAGGTCGAACTTCGTCGACGATGAAACCGGCTCGCCGCCGTGGAAGGAGGTGCGGCCAAATGAGATGGTTTCAGACGACTCCGGCGTGCCGAATGCCAGCTGCCCGCCCGGTGCAACCCCAGCCTTAACCGCACGCTCCAGCAATGGATCCCAATGTTCGCGCAATGAACTGCAGTTTATGACCGAACCGCCCTTCAAAAATCAGCTCGCGGAATCCATAATATCAATATCTGACCATGACGAGCACCCTGGAACTACCTCTTCTAGGCTTGGAAACGGAATTCCCAGAATCTCTGTTCCTGCTCGCTCACCCGTCCAGCGGTAAATACGGCTGCTATTGCCATGAAGGAATTCATGGTCTGGCCTGCTTCAGCACCGAAGGAGCGGCCTTCCGCTTTGCGGAGTGGATCGACCTCTCCGGCATGATGACCGAAGAAGTGACCTTTGACGAAGCCCGCGATATCGCCAAGGGCCGGCCAATGCCGATCGTGTCGCTGATGCTTCTTGACAGCCTGCAATCGCCGAAGATCCACTTCGTCCGCTAATCCGTTGCAACCCTTTTTGACTTTCGCAGGTAAAACCTGGCGATGCTCCGTTCCCTAGGGTTACTCGTTTCCATCCTTGCCGCTGGGTCTGGGTTCGCCCAAAGTTTCATAGGAACCTACAAAGGCAAGATGACGGTCGACCGTGCCACCGTGTCCGCGAACCTCACTCCAGAGCAGAAGCAGATGGTCGAGAAAGCGCTGAAGGACCTGGACAAGATGAAACTCACGCTGACCATCAGCAAGGACAAGACCTTCAAGCTGGTTTCGGTGGGCGGACCTCAAACCGCCAAGTCTAACTCTTCCAGTGGAACTTGGGCACAGACTGGGAAGAGCCTCAAGCTGACCTTCAAGACCGTAAACGACAAGCCCATTTCCAAGGCACAGGAGCAAACACTTTCCATTGCCGACGGCGGCAAGACCTTGACCCTGTCCCCAGGGCAGGGTGCCGGAAAGTCCAAAGTCGTGTTTACACGGTCGTAGGGGCAAGAACGATGGCTCGGCACGTTATCCAGCCGAATGTTCATAACCGCATACAAGCGCTGGACATTCTTCGTGGGTTTGCCGTGCTTGGCATACTGCTTGCCAATATTCCCGCCTTTAGCGGTCCTTATTGGTCGGCAATGGCGTCCGGCCAGAAGCACGAGTCGATCGGCCTCGTCGAAGCACTAACCTACGTCTTCGTAACAGGAAAGTTCCGAACTCCTCTCGCTATCATGTTCGGTGTTGGCTTGGTTCTTCAGTACCAACGCCGCATCGAAATTCCTCGGGCGTGGCCATGGGGCTATCTAAAGAGGAATGCCCTGCTCCTGGTGATTGGACTGCTTCACGTCATTTTCATCTGGAGCGGCGACATCCTCCTGACCTACGCCGTGGTTGCCTTCATTGCGGTCTGGTTCGCCAAGCTGAAGGACGAAGTGCTCATGGTCCTCTCCATTATGGGGATCGTCCTCATCACGCTTGCCGCCGCTGGCTTCGCTTATGCCCTCACGGATCCGACGTTTGCGAGCATGATGGGCAGCGAGTCGAAATGGCTGACGCCCGCCGAAGAAATGCGTGTGTTCGGCGCCGGCACATACATCGACCAGATGCTATTTAGAGCGAAGTTTGCCGCCTCCCTGATCGTCAGCTCGATCGTCTTTGCACCTGCATTTGTCCCTTACTTTCTGCTCGGCATGTGGCTCGGAAAGATTGGCTTCTTAGCCTCGCCAAGCAGCCATCCCAAGCTTAAGCGTTGGCTCTTGGGGCTCGGCTTGGGGCTCGGATTAGCTCTCAACGCGATGAGCTTCATGAGCCTTGGCAAGCCGTGGTCGTTCGCCGGTTACCTTTACGCCGAGGGAGTCGCCGGCCCCATTCTGGGCATCGGCTACCTCACGTTGGCAGCCGTGATCGTGGAAGAGACTCGGAATGCGGTAACCGGTGCCATTGAAAGGGTTGGCAGGATGGCGCTGACCGCCTATCTGGCCCAATCGGTGATCGCAACCGCCATCTTCTACAGCGGAATTGGACTGTTCGGCAAGACGTCCTCGTCCCAGGACCTCCTGTTCGTCATCCTGATCTGGGCCATCGTGATTGCCTTCTGCAACTTCTGGATGAAGCGTTTCTCGATTGGACCAGTGGAGTGGCTATGGCGGTCCGCAACGGAGTTCCGAGTCCTGGCGATTAAAGTCGGACCTCCGACCACGGTCGGAGGTCCGCCCTCTACCATCGAAAGTTCAGCATCACTCCCGGACTCTTCAGCTCGATTAGATACAGACCGACCGCATGCCGACCAATCGAGTAGTTAACGAATGGATGCACGCCGTGTCCGTCGAGCTGAACTCCTACCGTCCACGGTCCCTTCGGTGAAAGCTTGAAGCCTCCAAGCAAGTGACCATGGTTCTCGTTGGACCGGAAGCCAACGCCGACGAAGCCGTTCAGGGAGACACCGCCCGTGACAACCGACTTTTCGACGGTTGCGAAATAGCCCGGATTGCCGACACCAATGCCTTGGACCCCGTAGCCGACCCGCAAATTGGGTGAACGAGGCGTTTCCGCGATCAGCTCGTAGTTTCCGAGAAACCGAACGGCCGTTTGCTTCCACAACAAGGCTAGGCCCAATCTAAGCTTGGAGTCGACGTTATACCAAAGAAAAGTCTCGCCGACCGTTGCGGTTGCCGGCGCCCAGACGCTGGTTAGCATCCACCGTGACGTGCCTGACGACGCCGAACTGGCGCCGAATCCACCGGCCGTTCACAGCGGACATCCGCCTTCCGACTGAGCAAATCCAGCTACAGCAAGGGCTGCCCCCGCCAGGATGGCGGGGACACGCAATGCTTTGGTCACTTGGCGATCGTCACGGCCTTCGCCTCGACAACCTTAGCCTTTGCGGCATAGGCCTCGGGATCAGCCTTGAATCTCGCGACGCAGCCAGGGCAGCAAGTGTAGTAACGAGTGCCCTTGTAGTCGACGTACTCGGAGGCCTTGGCCACCGACTTGATCTCGCCACCCATCACCGGACAGGTAGTGGATTCTTTCGTTGTCAGCGACCAGTTCGCCTTCGGGTCCTTTTCGAATGCGGCCTTGTTCGCCGCCGACTCGAAGTAGAAGCGGATACCGGCATAGTCGGTGTGAGCCGCAGCCTTCTTCGGCTCGATTCGGTTCTTCGAAATCGGATCGAAGAGGAATACGCCGACCGTCAGCTTGTTTTCAGCGGACTTTTTCAGGGCTTTCACCGGGTCGTTCTTGAACGTCCCGTCACACCCGCCACAGCAGAATCCGACTTCGATTCCGTTGTAGAGGACCTTGGCGACCTTGGCGCTGGCGGGCTCGCCCATGATCGGGCATGACGTCTGGGCTTCCTGCACGCCGGCGAAGGCGACGGCGGCGAGGATCGTTGCTGAAATAAACATTTGATAACTCCTATTGCTAAATCTGTTGATTGATGGGACGACGAGAATTCGTAACAGTCAAGCGGTAGGAGGCGCCCGTTTGGGTGCTAGCAGAAGCACGACAATTTGGGACGGAGGCCGCTCCCGTTCTAAAACTCGGGCACCAGGTGCGGTGGCAGGGCTTCCGGCCACGGGTATCGGTGCGGGCGAGACGAGAACAACTTGCGCGATCTCGTCCGTATTCGCGACTTTGGCGATGACCGAAGGATGGCCTTCCGTGGAGCTGACTTCGCAGCAGCACCCCTGCTCCATCGGCGTCGGAACCTTCTTTGCGCAGCAAGAGGCCGTTGGCTCCGGCTTCATGCCCCGCATGCAGTCGATTACGGCCGATGCGGCATTGGTGAGCGAGAGCGTGACCGCGAGGGTAAGCACTATGCGCCCCATTTTCTGGGTCAGGCTCAGCGGCTTCACAGCCATTACAACTGAATGTTACTCGATTAGGGTTCCTAGCTTTCGTCCAGACCGCCGAATTTGCGGGTTCGCGTCTGGTAGCTGAGGATCGCCGCCAAGAGTTCGCCTTCGTTAAACTCCGGCCACGGCACATCCACAACCACCAATTCGGCGTAGGCAGCCTGCCAGAGCAGGAAGTTGCT contains:
- the hrcA gene encoding Heat-inducible transcription repressor HrcA, whose translation is MADETTPQLGERKGYVLRAVILEYVQAAEPVASETVAQKYDLGVKSATIRNEMAELLDLGYLEQPHTSAGRIPSDIGYRYYVDFLKREVLPTTERVAKLKPAGRESEVLADILAETTRALSRMTQLLSAATTVRNVSLRVKSCILSAVGPDRVLLVVLFQNGHVENRLIECPAGLTLDELGRSNEVLSQLVGDKTLSTLARLKTPSSAGTALVNKLVHNAATSVRSIARDLGKGHVITHGEEYLLTQPEIQRDVQQLQRLIDSLEDEEGFYQMLQPHLARRDVTIGRENEDERLHGFTVVRHRFLVGDEEGGSVALIGPTRFDYDRNIPLLRFTAMAIGETMTRLLK
- the mqnE gene encoding Aminodeoxyfutalosine synthase, with protein sequence MNCVAFRSLDAELLPIYKKVQDGQRLSFEDGVTLFRTPNLTGVGYLANIIRERHHGDRAFFVRNQHINYTNICNKFCKFCSFYAKKGGPAPYEMSLEEVRRRLEWHKDVPITEVHMVAGINPRLKYDYYLDLVRTVKESRPGVHVKAFTAVEIVQIAQIGKVSIEKALADLIEAGLDSLPGGGIEVLSERVHAELFGKKLNGEEWKDVARAAAKLGLKQYATMLYGHIETVEERVDHLVQLRELQDETKHFLTFTPLSFHPENTELADVPHPTGHDDLRNIAVSRLMLDNFDHIKSFWIMNTVPVTQASLWYGADDVDGMVHEYEITYADDDFGNKSQVLNYTNMLRMIREAGRTPIERDSLYHEIVRDEPEPQPRQLTPLTMASA